In bacterium, the following are encoded in one genomic region:
- the thiL gene encoding thiamine-phosphate kinase: protein KPKYALVSLALSKDSLTRDVDGLYEGMLKCGRKFGVRIVGGDVVSSPGNAVITLSLLGEVARGRVVYRSGAKVGDRILVTGNFGDSAAGLEILKGRWKIPGKSDYLQKCKKNLIKKHLLPQPRVKEAEIISGKRLATAMIDSSDGLDLSIRFICQSSKVGAKIWLEKIPISPCLRSFTSPREGPSSSEPEGAIRSLIFALYGGEDYELVFTVPRGKVKKALRDVPYTIMIGEIVPARWRVRYLDKESREVKLKGRGYEHFQTSPYFWSPPEREG, encoded by the coding sequence AAGCCAAAGTATGCTCTCGTTTCTTTAGCGCTCTCTAAAGACAGTTTGACCAGAGATGTGGATGGTCTATACGAAGGTATGCTAAAGTGTGGAAGGAAATTTGGAGTCAGGATAGTCGGTGGTGATGTAGTCTCTTCTCCCGGGAATGCGGTAATCACTCTAAGTTTACTGGGAGAAGTGGCCAGAGGAAGGGTGGTCTATCGCTCTGGAGCTAAGGTGGGAGACAGGATACTGGTTACGGGAAATTTTGGAGATTCGGCTGCTGGGTTAGAAATACTTAAGGGGAGATGGAAAATTCCCGGGAAATCCGATTATCTCCAGAAGTGTAAGAAGAATCTTATAAAGAAACATCTACTTCCCCAGCCGAGAGTGAAAGAGGCAGAAATTATCTCCGGGAAAAGACTGGCAACAGCTATGATTGATAGTAGTGATGGATTGGACTTATCAATAAGGTTCATCTGCCAGTCGAGCAAGGTTGGTGCTAAAATCTGGCTGGAGAAGATTCCCATTTCACCTTGTTTAAGGTCTTTCACTTCTCCAAGAGAAGGCCCATCTTCTTCAGAACCGGAAGGAGCTATCAGGAGTTTAATCTTTGCTCTCTATGGTGGGGAGGATTATGAACTGGTGTTTACGGTTCCCAGGGGGAAGGTTAAGAAGGCATTGAGAGACGTTCCCTATACTATAATGATTGGTGAAATTGTGCCGGCAAGATGGAGAGTAAGGTATCTGGATAAGGAAAGTAGAGAAGTTAAATTAAAAGGGCGGGGATACGAACATTTCCAAACCTCTCCATATTTTTGGAGTCCTCCCGAAAGGGAGGGATAA
- the tsaE gene encoding tRNA (adenosine(37)-N6)-threonylcarbamoyltransferase complex ATPase subunit type 1 TsaE, whose translation MKNRGWVKFTKSEEETRKIGRAIGKSLLPGDIICLVGELGSGKTTITQGIAQGLGVQGSVSSATFKLINEYKGRIPVYHFDLFRLDKLSEVEELGYREYFYNQGVTIIEWAEKMRPLWPEKRVEIELKIISENNREIKITNLIDREISLNDNSGNRDIN comes from the coding sequence ATGAAGAATAGAGGTTGGGTAAAGTTTACCAAGAGCGAGGAAGAGACGAGAAAGATTGGTAGAGCAATCGGCAAAAGCCTTCTGCCGGGAGACATAATCTGTCTTGTTGGCGAGCTCGGCTCTGGCAAGACGACCATTACCCAGGGCATTGCCCAGGGGTTGGGAGTTCAAGGCTCTGTAAGTAGTGCCACCTTCAAGTTAATTAACGAGTATAAAGGAAGAATTCCAGTCTACCATTTTGACCTCTTTCGTCTTGATAAATTATCCGAAGTAGAAGAACTGGGTTATAGAGAATACTTCTATAATCAGGGAGTAACAATTATTGAATGGGCGGAGAAGATGAGACCACTTTGGCCGGAAAAGAGAGTGGAAATAGAATTAAAAATAATTTCTGAGAATAATCGGGAGATAAAGATAACTAATCTAATTGACAGGGAAATCAGTCTAAATGATAATTCTGGGAATAGAGACATCAACTAA
- the tsaB gene encoding tRNA (adenosine(37)-N6)-threonylcarbamoyltransferase complex dimerization subunit type 1 TsaB — MIILGIETSTKTCSIALTDGKKLGDEISLHLGLSHSERVIPLIDEILKRNGMAIKDIDGIAVSIGPGSFTGIRVGVSTARGLAQSLNIPLIGIPSLDGLAFGMETSGELVCPMIDALRREIYTALYDGRKRLTPHQLIGIEDWLKILKDKSETILFLGEAVDLYENLIKDFLKKKAKIVKKERRYVSAARVAQLGLEKLVSGEGKKYDEVFPLYIRRAEAEVKWEEKERLKKP, encoded by the coding sequence ATGATAATTCTGGGAATAGAGACATCAACTAAAACCTGTAGTATAGCCCTGACAGATGGAAAGAAGTTAGGGGATGAGATTTCACTCCATCTGGGACTTTCCCATTCGGAAAGGGTAATTCCGCTCATTGATGAAATATTGAAAAGAAATGGCATGGCTATCAAAGATATAGATGGAATTGCGGTGTCCATTGGTCCAGGTTCATTTACGGGAATTCGCGTGGGAGTTTCCACAGCCAGAGGGCTTGCTCAGAGTTTAAACATTCCCCTGATAGGAATTCCCAGCCTCGATGGATTAGCCTTTGGTATGGAAACATCCGGAGAGCTTGTTTGCCCGATGATTGATGCTCTACGCCGGGAAATCTACACTGCACTATATGATGGCAGAAAGAGATTGACTCCCCATCAACTAATTGGAATAGAGGACTGGTTGAAAATATTGAAAGATAAAAGTGAAACTATACTCTTTCTTGGTGAAGCAGTGGACCTTTATGAAAATCTAATTAAGGATTTTCTAAAGAAGAAAGCAAAAATTGTCAAGAAGGAAAGGCGTTACGTTTCGGCAGCCCGCGTTGCCCAGTTGGGTTTGGAGAAACTTGTTTCCGGGGAAGGGAAAAAGTATGATGAAGTCTTTCCCCTATATATAAGGAGAGCGGAGGCTGAAGTGAAATGGGAAGAGAAGGAAAGATTGAAAAAGCCTTGA
- the rimI gene encoding ribosomal protein S18-alanine N-acetyltransferase, producing MGREGKIEKALKFSIFPLDYNDLKDVVEIESVSFPEPWSLSMFYHELVLPFSYFYVMREDSQEKKKSRMIAYGGFWMVKQEAHITNLAVHPDYRNRGFGSEFLRFLLEKAKNLGARVATLEVRTSNKVGLKLYEKWGFRKTKIKKGYYAYTGEDAIVMEKRDL from the coding sequence ATGGGAAGAGAAGGAAAGATTGAAAAAGCCTTGAAATTTTCCATATTCCCATTGGATTACAACGACCTCAAGGACGTGGTGGAGATAGAAAGCGTATCTTTTCCTGAACCGTGGTCACTGTCAATGTTCTATCATGAGTTGGTACTACCTTTTTCCTACTTTTATGTAATGAGAGAAGATTCTCAGGAAAAGAAGAAGAGCAGGATGATTGCTTATGGTGGTTTCTGGATGGTTAAACAGGAAGCGCACATAACCAATCTTGCCGTACATCCAGACTATAGGAATCGTGGCTTTGGGAGTGAGTTTCTCAGATTTCTTTTGGAGAAGGCAAAAAATTTGGGAGCCAGAGTAGCAACCCTGGAAGTTCGAACTTCCAATAAGGTAGGACTGAAGTTGTACGAGAAATGGGGTTTCCGGAAGACGAAAATCAAGAAAGGCTATTATGCTTATACCGGAGAAGATGCCATTGTAATGGAGAAGAGAGATCTATAA